From a single Pyxicephalus adspersus chromosome 11, UCB_Pads_2.0, whole genome shotgun sequence genomic region:
- the LOC140340894 gene encoding transmembrane protease serine 13-like, with product MANPPPYPNGPHPAYYNSGNHGAVYQPYTIQPGPPAPSYIIERRPGNKFPFSLLSNRVSTGFVFLVLVIVVIGLGLITAYKLNAFSGSPSNYIAREKCFPNKTLCNGISECARGGDEAGCVRFRWDNSLLQVMSRTQENTWLPVCSTGDSSNLRDFASYVCQRFGFQEQPTTMSVPMNDNSNSVGLFPARTSDTIQGGLESETCSSGQYLSLRCSDCGKQKSSSSRIIGGTLATIGEWPWQVSLQVPNGKGYSHICGGTLINNNWVVTASHCFSTPFPLDAWRIYIGTVDLNQARIMSGVSAILRHENYNADSDDYDVALIKLKNPFTFSAAIQPVCLPMTNQNFNPNTKCWISGFGKTVATSEVTSQQLMKAEVKIISTDTCNNVHVYNGAISQRMMCAGDLRGGTDSCQGDSGGPLVCFQDNRWYLAGVTSWGTGCGQANKPGVYTRVTEILPWIYNKMELDRNQ from the exons CCCTACCCCAATGGACCACATCCAGCTTATTATAACTCGGGGAACCATGGCGCTGTCTACCAGCCATACACAATTCAGCCAGGTCCTCCTGCACCTTCCTACATTATAGAGAGACGAC CTGGAAACAAGTTTCCATTTTCCCTCCTCTCAAATCGTGTTTCTACCGGCTTTGTCTTCCTTGTCCTGGTCATTGTCGTTATTGGACTTGGTCTGATAACAGCAT ATAAACTGAATGCATTTTCAGGATCACCTTCCAACTACATTGcaagagaaaaatgttttcccaACAAGACCCTATGCAATGGGATATCGGAGTGTGCCAGGGGTGGAGATGAGGCTGGATGTG TGCGTTTTCGGTGGGACAATTCATTGCTTCAAGTCATGTCCCGTACACAGGAAAATACATGGCTTCCAGTATGTTCCACAGGAGACAGCAGTAACTTACGTGACTTTGCTTCATATGTGTGCCAACGGTTTGGATTTCAAGA GCAACCAACCACTATGTCAGTGCCTATGAACGACAATTCTAACAGTGTTGGCCTTTTTCCTGCAAGAACATCTGACACCATTCAAGGGGGCTTAGAAAG TGAAACCTGTTCCAGCGGCCAGTATCTGTCTCTAAGATGCTCAG ATTGTGGTAAACAGaagagtagtagtagtagaataATTGGGGGTACACTGGCCACTATTGGAGAATGGCCCTGGCAAGTCAGTTTACAAGTTCCAAATGGAAAAGGTTATTCCCATATTTGTGGAGGAACTCTTATTAACAACAACTGGGTTGTGACAGCATCACATTGTTTCAGCAC CCCATTTCCACTTGATGCCTGGAGGATATATATTGGCACAGTCGATCTGAACCAAGCTCGCATAATGTCTGGTGTTTCAGCTATTTTAAGACATGAAAATTACAATGCAGATTCAGATGATTATGATGTGGCTTTGATAAAACTGAAAAATCCTTTCACTTTTTCAG CTGCCATCCAGCCTGTCTGTCTTCCAATGACCAATCAAAACTTTAACCCCAACACCAAATGCTGGATTAGTGGATTTGGTAAAACCGTTGCTACATCTG AGGTCACTTCCCAACAACTGATGAAAGCAGAAGTGAAAATCATCTCCACTGACACCTGCAACAATGTTCATGTGTATAATGGAGCCATCAGTCAACGAATGATGTGTGCTGGAGACCTCAGAGGAGGGACAGATTCTTGTCAG GGAGACAGTGGAGGTCCATTGGTGTGTTTCCAGGACAATCGTTGGTATTTGGCTGGGGTGACAAGTTGGGGAACTGGCTGTGGGCAGGCCAATAAACCAGGAGTTTATACTCGTGTTACTGAAATTCTTCCCTGGATATACAACAAGATGGAG CTGGATAGGAATCAGTGA